From one Nycticebus coucang isolate mNycCou1 chromosome 14, mNycCou1.pri, whole genome shotgun sequence genomic stretch:
- the LOC128565849 gene encoding olfactory receptor 51I2-like, whose product MGKFGTNISSATSFTLTGFPEMKGLEHWLAALLLLLYAISILGNTLILFIIKEERSLHQPMYYFLSLLSVNDLGVSFSTLPTVLAAVCFHAPAIRFDACLVQMFFIHFFSWTESGILLAMSFDRYVAICNPLRYSTVLTDTCLAHIGISIVIRSFCMVFPLPFLLKRLPFCKANVLTHSYCLHPDLIRLPCGDTTINSMYGLFIVISAFAVDSVLILLSYVLILHSVLAIASQEERLKTLNTCVSHICAVLIFYVPMVSVSMVHRFGKHAPEYVHKFISLVYLFVPPMLNPIIYSIKTKEIHWRLHKMLVRIKL is encoded by the coding sequence ATGGGGAAGTTTGGGACCAACATCTCAAGTGCCACCAGCTTCACACTAACAGGATTTCCAGAGATGAAGGGCCTGGAGCACTGGCTGGctgccctcctcctgctgctTTATGCTATCTCCATCCTTGGCAACACCCTCATCCTCTTCATCATAAAGGAAGAGCGGAGCTTGCACCAGCCCATGTACTATTTCCTGTCTCTTTTGTCTGTTAATGACCTGGGTGTGTCCTTTTCTACATTGCCTACTGTCCTGGCTGCTGTGTGTTTTCATGCCCCAGCAATTCGTTTTGATGCCTGCCTGGTCCAGATGTTCTTTATCCACTTTTTCTCCTGGACAGAGTCTGGGATCCTGCTGGCCATGAGTTttgaccgctatgtggccatctgcaaCCCCTTGCGCTATTCCACAGTGCTCACTGACACCTGTCTGGCCCATATTGGCATATCCATTGTCATCCGCAGCTTCTGCATGGTCTTCCCACTTCCTTTCCTCCTGAAGAGGCTGCCTTTCTGCAAGGCCAATGTCTTGACCCATTCGTATTGCCTGCACCCTGACTTGATCCGTCTGCCCTGTGGAGACACAACCATCAATAGCATGTATGGCCTGTTCATTGTCATCTCTGCCTTTGCTGTAGATTCAGTGCTGATCCTCCTCTCCTATGTGCTGATTCTGCACTCTGTGCTGGCGATTGCCTCTCAGGAGGAGAGACTTAAGACACTAAACACGTGTGTGTCACATATCTGTGCTGTGCTTATCTTCTACGTGCCCATGGTTAGTGTGTCGATGGTCCATCGATTTGGAAAGCATGCCCCTGAGTATGTGCACAAGTTTATATCCCTGGTCTATCTCTTTGTGCCTCCAATGCTCAACCCTATTATCTACTCTATCAAGACAAAGGAGATTCACTGGAGGCTACACAAAATGTTAGTGAGAATTAAGCTCTGA
- the LOC128565544 gene encoding eukaryotic translation initiation factor 1-like, with product MSAIQNLHSFDPFADASKGDDLLPAGTEDYIHIRIQQRNGRKTLTTVQGIADDYNKKKLVKAFKKKFACNGTVIEHPEYGEVIQLQGDQRKNICQFLVEIGLAKDDQLKVHGF from the coding sequence ATGTCCGCTATCCAGAACCTCCACTCTTTCGACCCCTTTGCTGATGCAAGTAAGGGTGATGACCTGCTTCCTGCTGGCACTGAGGATTATATACATATAAGAATTCAACAGAGAAACGGCAGGAAGACCCTTACTACTGTTCAAGGGATCGCGGATgattacaataaaaagaaattagtgaaGGCGTTTAAGAAGAAATTTGCCTGCAATGGTACTGTAATTGAGCATCCAGAATATGGAGAAGTAATTCAGCTACAGGGTGACCAGCGTAAGAACATATGCCAGTTCCTTGTAGAGATTGGACTGGCGAAGGACGATCAGCTGAAGGTTCATGGGTTTTAA
- the LOC128566001 gene encoding olfactory receptor 51I2: MGLFNVTHPAFFLLTGIPGLEISHRWLAGPLCVMYAVALGGNTVILQAVWVEPKLHKPMYYFLSMLSFSDVAMSMATLPTVFRTFCLDARTIAFDACLIQMFLIHSFSMMESGILLVMSFDRYVAICDPLHYASVLTNEVIAGLGLAVTARSVITLFPLPFLIKRLPICRSNVLSHSYCLHPDMMKLACSDITINSIYGLFVLVSTFGMDLSFIFLSYVLILRSVMAIASREERVKALNTCVSHILAVLAFYVPMIGVSTVHRFGKHAPRYIHVLMSNVYLFVPPVLNPLIYSAKTKEIHQAIVRMFHSLKI; this comes from the coding sequence ATGGGATTGTTCAATGTCACTCACCCTGCTTTTTTCCTGCTGACTGGTATCCCTGGTCTGGAGATCTCTCACCGCTGGCTAGCAGGCCCTCTCTGTGTGATGTATGCTGTGGCTCTTGGTGGAAACACAGTGATCCTGCAGGCTGTGTGGGTGGAGCCAAAACTCCATAAGCCCATGTACTACTTCCTGTCCATGCTGTCCTTCAGCGATGTGGCCATGTCCATGGCCACACTGCCCACTGTTTTCAGAACCTTCTGCCTTGATGCCAGAACTATTGCCTTTGATGCCTGTCTAATCCAGATGTTTCTCATTCACTCCTTCTCCATGATGGAATCGGGTATTTTGCTGGTCATGAGTTTTGACCGCTATGTGGCTATTTGTGATCCCTTGCACTATGCCAGTGTGCTCACCAATGAAGTCATTGCTGGATTGGGTTTAGCTGTGACTGCCCGGAGCGTCATcaccctcttccctcttcccttccttatCAAAAGGCTGCCTATCTGCAGATCCAATGTTCTTTCCCACTCCTACTGCCTCCACCCAGACATGATGAAACTTGCTTGTTCTGATATTACTATCAACAGCATCTATGGACTCTTTGTGCTTGTATCCACCTTTGGCATGGACTTGTCCTTTATCTTCCTCTCCTATGTGTTGATTCTGCGCTCCGTCATGGCCATTGCTTCCCGTGAGGAACGCGTCAAAGCTCTGAACACATGTGTGTCACATATTCTGGCTGTACTTGCATTTTATGTACCAATGATTGGGGTCTCCACAGTGCACCGTTTTGGGAAGCATGCCCCACGCTACATACATGTCCTCATGTCTAATGTCTACCTCTTTGTGCCTCCTGTGCTCAACCCTCTCATTTACAGTGCCAAGACCAAGGAGATCCACCAAGCCATTGTCCGCATGTTTCACAGCCTCAAAATATGA